GTACCGGCCCCGCCTGCGCGTTGCCGGCGATCAGGCACAGCTCGTCGCTCAGCACCGGATACAGCGGCCAGAAACGCCCGTCGTCGTCGGTGATGTTGCTCTTGCCGCAGCAGTTGTGCTCGCCCACCGCCATGCCGTGGTCGGCCATCACCACCACCAGCGAGTTGCGCCACAGGTCCAGGTCGTCGATCTTCTCCAGCACCCGCCCGATGTGGCGGTCCACCAGCTCCGACTCGGCGGCGTAGTGCGCCCACAGGTTGCGCAACTCGGCCTCGGTGTAGCGGTCGGCGGGGCCGTAATTGGGGTGCAGCATCGGCGGCCCGTTGTAGCCGGGGTCGTAGCGGCGCACCAGGTACTCCGGCGCATCCCACGGTTCGTGCGGGTCGAAGAAGTCCACCCACAGGAAGAACGGGCCGGCCTGGTAGTTGCGCTCCAGCCAGGTGGCGGTGGTCCGGGCGGTCTGCGCGCAGAACGTGTCGGCCTCGGCACGGATGTCGTTCAGCCACACGTGCAGGTCAATCAGCGTACCGCCGAGGGTCTGCGGCGACAGGCGCGTCTTGGCGCGCGGCACCGCTTCGGCGATCGGGTCGTTCATGTGCAGCAGGGTGAGGTCGCCCTCCTGGCCGCGGTGCTGGTAGCTGCCGTGGAAGCCGACCTGGAAGCCCGACTTGAACAGGTGCGGGCAGTCGCAGATGAGCTGCGTGAAGTAGCCTCGTTCCGCGAGCAGCGAGGCGATGTGGTTCGGGGTGCTGTGGCTGATCGGCTGCCACCCGTAGTGCGGCCACCCGACGCGTCCGCTGGCGAAGTCGGTGCGGTGCGGGATGGTGGGGAAGCTGCTCATGGTGAGCCCGGTCAGCTCGGTGGCGCGCTCGGCGGCGAACCGGTCGAGCGCGGGGGTGCGCACCGGGCGGATGGCGCGGTCGCCGAGGTTGTCGCGCCGAAAGGTGTCGGTGATCAGGACGATGATGTTGGGATGCTCGGAAGCTGCCATGGCGGCCATTGTACGCCCCCGCCCGCGGCTCGGTAAACCGCGCCGGCCGCCCGCGTGATGGATCGCCCGGCCGTCTCCGCCACGCCGAGCGGGTTCCGCGGCGACCGGATCATGGGCGGCGCCACCGGCGCCGGCGGCGGAACGGTTTCGAATCGTCCGCGCGGCCCCCGGTGCGCCAACAGCGTTGACCCGGTGGCGTCAATGTTGCGCGGAGCATGGAATTGAACGATAATGAGGGTGATGTCGGCACGCATGCAATCCGCCCTGCGCCGGAAGTTCGATGCTGCGCCGGGAGCGACAGCGGCGCCGCCGGGCGGGGTGCCGGAGTCTTCGGGCGAGAGCCGGCCGATCCTGTTCGTTGACGGCTGTTGCGTGCTGTGCCAGCGGGCGGTCGGCTGGATTGCCCGCCGCGACCGCCGCCGGCGGGTGGCGCTCGCCGCTCTGCAGGGGGAGACCGCGCGCCGCCTGTTGCCGGCCGCCCTGCGCGCCGCGGCGGCGGATGGGACATCCGGCTCGGTGGTATGTCGGGCGCCGGACGGGAGGCTGCTGCTGCGCTCGACGGCCGTGCTGACCGCGGTCGCCGCGCTCGGCGGGTGGTACCGGGCGGCCGCCCTGCTGCGGCTGGTGCCGGCGCCGTTGCGCGACGCGCTGTACGCCGCGGTTGCGCGCCGCCGGCGCCGCTGGTTCGGCGTCACCCGAGAGTGCCTGCTGCCGGACGCCGCGCGCGGCGCGGTACTCGACTGATGGAGTCCGCCATGGACGGGGACGTGCTGTTCCTGGTCGGCAGGTTGCTGGCGGCGTTGATGTACCTGCTGATGGGAGTGAATCACTTCGTCCACCTGCCGGAGCTGATCGACTACGCCGAGGCGCGCCGTGCCCCGGTGCCATTGCTGACCGTCCCGGTTACCGGCCTCGCGCTGATCGCCGGCGCTCTGTCGATCGGCCTGGGGGTGTACGCGGCCGCCGGCGTGACCATCGTGGTGGTGTTCCTGCTGCTCGGGGCGCTGCTCGTGCACCGCCCGCTGGCGAGCGACGACGCCCGCACCGGCCAGCAGGAAATGGTCAATATGCTGCGCAACCTCGCCTTGGCCGGCGCCACCCTTGCGCTGCTCGCCAAGCCCGACTGGCCCTACTCCCTGATGCCGTAGCAGCCCGTGGTGGAACCCGGGCGTCGCACGAGAGCGGCCAGCCGGGATGCATCGCTGCTTGCGTGCAGCCGATGTCTCGCCCACGGACTGCAGACAGACGTACACCCGCACCGGAGGAGGGACACCCGCCGGGACGCCTCCGGCGGCAGCCGGTCAGCGCGCGCCGGGGCGACGGAGCAGGCCGGTGAGCGCGGAGATGCCGCCGGCCGCGATCAGGGCGGCGCCGGCGAAGCTGACCACGCCTTTCAGGAGCGAGCCGAACAGGAACATGCCGGCGCCGCTGGCGAGCGCGATCCAACCGGCGCGCCGGTTGTGCGGCTGCGTGATCAGCACCCACACGCCCCAACCCGCCGCGGCCACCGCGAGGACAGTGCGCGACACCGGGTTCAGCAGGATGCCGTTGGCCAGCAGGACCGCCACGCCGCTGCCGGCGAGGAACAGGCCGCCGGCGACCGGCGCCGAGAGCTGCTTGCGTTCATCCATGGCCGGAAGGTACTGCCCCGGCTTGCCGGCGGGCTACCGCGCGGCGGACGCGCGCAGTTCGGCGCCGGTGATGCTCGGGCACCAGAACTTCTCGATGTAGTGCACCGTCATCTCGGTGGCGGCGGCGTGGCTCACGTACGGCGGGCGCGCCGGGTTGTACATGCAGTCGGTCAGGTCGCGCAGCAGGTACACGGGAATGCCCCAGCGTACCAGTTGCTTGATCGCGAAGCTGCGGTTCAGGACGCACATGTTGGTGTGCACGCCGGCGATCAGCACGGTATCGATGCCGCGCTGCCGGTACAAGCCGAGCAGTAGACCGCCGTCGTCGCCGATGGCGTCGCGTTCGGGATCGATCCACACCCCGGCATGCTGGCGCGACCAGCGGCGGGTGGGCTTGGGAACGGGGTCGGGGTCGGTGTCCGACGAGTCGCTGCCGTCGACCGGCTGCGGCGGATCGTCATGCTCGCGCTCGGCGGGTGGCGCGACCGGCGGCGCCTCCAGCACCCGCGCCCGCGCCGCGTGGCCGGCGTAGAACGCCATGGTGTCGGACGGGGCGTGCACCACCAGCATGCCCAGGTCGCGCGCCGCCCGCGCGGTGCGGTCGATCAACGGCACCAGCGGCTCCAGCCGCTCCTCGGCGCCGCGGCACCAGTGATGGTCCCACACGTCGCACAGCACCAGCGCCGTGCGCGCCGGCTGCAACTCCACCGGCCCTTCGCGCACGTGCCAGTCGCGATAGCCGCGCTCGTCGAGCGCCAGCTCACGCCGGCGCGCGGTCACCCGCACCGGTCGCGGGCCGGCGGAGGTCACGTTCGAGTCTGCCATGAGTCCATCATACCGCGGACGATGGTCGATGCGCCGGCGCAGGAGGCGATGGCATTGCCAGCGTCGCGGTGCCGTGGCAAGGTGCGCGGGAGATGACTGAGTCGGAGTGCGATGCCTGAGCTGCCCGAGGTAGAGACCACGCGGCGCGGCATCCGCCCGCTGCTGGTGGGGCGGCGCGTGCAGGCGGTGGAGGTGCGCCAGCGCCAACTGCGATGGCCAGTGCCCGAGGCGCTCGGCCATGCGCTGCCGGGCCGCACGATCCGCGACGTAAGGCGGCGCGCCAAGTACCTGTTGCTGGACACCGAACCCGCTGCAACGGTGCTGCTGCACCTGGGCATGTCGGGACGCCTGCGCGTGATTCCGTCCGCCACCGCGGCCGCGAAGCACGATCACGTCGACCTGGTGCTGGACGGCGGCGACGCGCTGCGGCTCACTGACCCGCGCCGCTTCGGTGCGTGCCTGTGGATTCCGGCAGGCGGGCCGCCCCACCCGCTGCTGCGCCACCTGGGCGTCGAACCGCTGAGCGCGGCGCTCACCGCCGACTACCTGTACCGGGTCGCCCGCCGCCGCCGGGTGGCGGTCAAGAACCTGCTGATGGACTCGCGCGTGGTGTGCGGGGTGGGCAACATCTACGCCAACGAGGCGCTGTTCCGGGCGGGCATCCACCCCCTGCGCGCCGCCGGCAACATCTCGCGGCGCCGCTACGCGGCCCTGGTGGAGGCGGTGCGTGCCGTGCTCGGCGAGGCGATCGCGGCCGGCGGCACCACGCTGCGCGACTACCGCGACGCAGCCGGCAACCCCGGCTACTTCGTCACCAGCCTGGCCGTGTACAGTCGCGGCGGCCAGCCCTGCCTGCGCTGCGGCGCGAAACTCAAGCAGGTCCGCATCACCGCCCGCAGCACAGTCTACTGCCCCCGCTGCCAGCGTTGAAGGCGGACCGTGCAATTTACTCGTTCACAACAGCTTTCGAAAGTGAATTATACCCTTTGGCGCCGACATGGTCAGCATGTCAGCAGGATTGTCGTGTACAGGTGCACGAGGCTCCCTCGTTGACCGCTTTGGCGGTGGAAATTTATCCGCCTTGAACGCGATGGTATCATTTGGCGTGCCCAGTAGTTTCAGGACATATCCCTGTTGGCCCGACTCTTCGAGCGTGATCGTCTTCGGTCGCCCTCTCAGGTTTTCGACAGGTGCCAGCGCTTCTCCTCTAAGCAGATCATATAGCACCTCGAAGTCATCCATCGTCGCCCCAAATGATAGCGTCCTGAATCTCGTTCATCTCATTGATGGTGTTGTCGAAACTCCGGGCTTCTATACCGAGTTCAGAGTCTATCGGAGCGCGTACCAGTGAGTGGCTGGACATATCCCCGCTCGGTGTCTCGGTAGGTTCCGCTAAATATACCTGGATCTGGTCAGGTGTCAGGAGCTCCTCAGGGCGGTAGCCGTTGTCCTTTGCAATCCGCTTCAGATTGGGCTTGTCCTGCTTCAACATGATCAGAGTATTCAGTTCCTTGACGATGTAGTCACTGTGTGTAGTCGCAAACACGCGAATGCCGACATTCACCAATTGCGCAAGTAGACGGGCGACGCGGCGTTGGTTTCTTGGGTGCAGGTTCAGTTCGGGTTCGTCAATCATCAGCAGATCTCCTGGACGCGCGACGTAACGCAGGTAGAGACCGATGATCAGCAGCGAGCGTACCGCGCTCGAACTCTCGTCCATGGTCAGCCGCAGTCGTCGGCGAGCGGGTTTGAAGTAGATCGAATCGGCATCTTTCACTCGATAGTCTCCTCCGATGATATCGGAAAACCCTGCAAGAATGTGTTTGTGGTCTCGTGCAATGAAACTATCTGCCTTGACGGTCTGTTCGAGTCGCCGAATGAAGTCCACGTTTTCTTGAACGGGAAGAGGATAGTCCGGTTTGTGACCCAAAAACAGACTCATTTGGTGGGGGTTGTATTCCAACTGGTCGCGAAACATGGTGCCGCCTGTACGTTCCGCACTGGCGATAAATGGTCGGGCAAACAACCTGCGAAAAAGGAGTTCGCAGGTAGCCCTTGAGATTACATCGTGAATTGTCCGGCGAGGCAAGGTATTATTGTCGCTCGTCAGCAGCGAGATCACTAGATCGAAGTCACCTTTCTCCTTTGAAAAAGAAAAAAGAGTGTCTTCGGATGCCCCTCTCCAGTTGCCGTGGAAGGCACGGTCAGCTGCTTTGTCGAGAGCACCACCGTTAAGCGATATCCGGAATTCGGTCGGTTTGAAACGCTCCGCTCGAGAAGCAAATACCGCGGCCAGCTCGTCGACATAGTCGGCACAGCCCGCGGTCAGAATTTCGCTCGCTTGCTTGACAAGCGTCCTGACATCGATTCGCGCTACTCCGTCCTTCACAAGCACGTCGATTGTCGACTTGGGAATGTCGACCGACAGTAACCGTCGCCAATTCGACAAGAATCCGAACAGTGTGTAGGTAGCGTAGGTCTTGCCGGTGTTGTTGTCGCCGCATATGAGGGTCAAATCGCCCAGTTCGAATTCTGCCTGCTTGAGGACGCCAAGATTCCTCGCGCTGATCTTCACGATGCAATCACCGTTGCTCCCGTTGCGGTTTCCGACCGGCGCGGTAGCGTGTCTGACGCTCGGGGTTCGGGAGACCGCGTCGCTTCGCACTGTGGCAGAAGCACCAGCGCAATGCGTGGCTCCTGCACGGAATCAGTACTCGCTGGTCGGAGCCCGAAGGCGCACAGGCGAAGTGGCGCCGTGGGCCGCGCGGTCGCTGCCACGTCTGGCGTAGCGGCCTCCGCGACGCACACCTGCCGAACTCGCGTGTCGATGACTGCAGCTCCGGCCATGATGGGTTGCACAGGAGCCGTTGTACCGCATGCCGTTGTGGCGGTCAAATCGTATCAAGCCCTACGAGGACACTCTCCGGGGCTGCACACGACGACCGCCGCCCGTACCAGTTCTGTCCCGAGTCGCCATCGTGTACGCCGTATGGGAGGCAGTGGCGGTCTGTTGAATGTGGAGACCGGCTATGCCGCTAGGCGGCGGATTCCTTGAACTCGGTGACCAGGCCTTCGACGGTGGCCTTGGCGTCGCCGAAGATCATGTAGGAGTTGTCGCGGAAGAACAGCGGGTTGTCGATGCCGGCGAAGCCGCTGGCCATGGAGCGCTTCAGGATGAAGCAGGTGCGCGCCTTGTCGGCGTCGATGATCGGCATGCCGTAGATCGGGCTGCCCTCGTCCTCGCGCGCGGCCGGGTTCACCACGTCGTTGGCGCCGATCACGATCGCCACGTCGACGGTGTCCATGCTCGGGTTGATCGAGTCCATCTCCACGAGCTGGTCGTAGCTGACGTTGGCCTCGGCGAGCAGCACGTTCATGTGGCCCGGCATGCGCCCCGCAACCGGGTGGATGGCGTACTTCACCTCGGTGCCGTTGTGCTCGAGCATCTCGGCCAGCTCGCGCACCGCGTGCTGCGCCTGTGCCACCGCCATGCCGTAGCCGGGAATGACCACCACCGAGCTGGCCGCTTCCAGGATGTAGTAGGCATCGCTGGCCTGCATCGGCTTGGCCTCGCCCTCGATGGCGCTGCCGCCGGACGAGCCGCCGGCCGCGCCGAAGCCGCTGAACAGCACGTTGCCGAGCGAGCGGTTCATCGCCTTGCACATGATGCTGGTAAGGATGATGCCGCTGGCGCCGACCAGGGCGCCGGTAATGATCAGCAGGTTGTTGCGGATCACGAAACCGGCCGCGCACGCCGCCAGTCCCGAGTAGCTGTTCAGCAGCGAGATTACCACCGGCATGTCGGCACCGCCGATCGGGATCACTACCATGATGCCGAGCAGCAGCGCCACCCCGGTGGCCACCACCGCGATCCAGTACTGGTCGGGACTGACGGTAAACCACACCGCGCCCACCAGGATGGCGAGCAGGATCAGGAAGTTGACCACGTTCTGGCCGGTGAACAGCACCGGTTTCTGGGTCACCGCCCCGCTCAGCTTGCCCCACGCGATGATGCTGCCGGTAAACGTGATGCCGCCGATCAGGATCGCCAGGTAGATGGTGGCGGCGGAAAAGCCCCCGCCGATTTCCGACAAGAACTTTGCAGCCGTGGCGGCATCCTGCGCCGGGGCGCCCCAACCGATGCCCATCGAGTCGGCCACCACCTGGTAGGTGCCCCAGCCGACCAGCAGGCTGGCCAGGCCGCCGAAGCCGTTGAACAGGGCCACCATCTCCGGCATCGCGGTCATCTTGACCAGCTTGGAGGCCAGCACGCCGATGATCGCGCCGGCGAGCGCGCCGACGATGATCCACTGGAACTGGAAGCCGCGCCCCACCAGGGTGGCGACGATGGCGATCAGCATGCCGAGCGCGCTGGTGGCGTTGCCGCGCCGCGCGGTGGTGGGCTTGGAGAGCTGCTTGATGCCGAATACGAACAGAATCGCCGAGACGATGTACAGGAACGGAGTGACGAAGATCACGCGCCGCCTCCCTTCTTGTCGGGCGCGGGCCGCGTCTTGAACATCTCGAGCATGCGGTCGGTCACCAGGTAGCCGCCCACCACGTTGATGGTGGCGAACCCCACGGCGCACGCGCCCAGGATGGTGGTGAGGGTGCTCGGCGACTCGCGTACCTCGAGGGTGATCAAGGCGCCGACCAGCGAGATGCCGGAGATGGCGTTGGAGCCGGACATCAGCGGCG
The genomic region above belongs to Spirochaetaceae bacterium and contains:
- a CDS encoding sulfatase, whose protein sequence is MAASEHPNIIVLITDTFRRDNLGDRAIRPVRTPALDRFAAERATELTGLTMSSFPTIPHRTDFASGRVGWPHYGWQPISHSTPNHIASLLAERGYFTQLICDCPHLFKSGFQVGFHGSYQHRGQEGDLTLLHMNDPIAEAVPRAKTRLSPQTLGGTLIDLHVWLNDIRAEADTFCAQTARTTATWLERNYQAGPFFLWVDFFDPHEPWDAPEYLVRRYDPGYNGPPMLHPNYGPADRYTEAELRNLWAHYAAESELVDRHIGRVLEKIDDLDLWRNSLVVVMADHGMAVGEHNCCGKSNITDDDGRFWPLYPVLSDELCLIAGNAQAGPVPAGTQLDLRAQPFDLLPTLSELAGVDIAPPQPVQGRSFAPQLLAGGGALREHVITAAHARPAAATPNQLPARASTPFLRAADWGYAPVGPGGAPQLFDLAADPRAEHDVAEANRAAVAELHELLLASLKEYGADEATQALWRSPGSGAAGGSWARDYLER
- a CDS encoding DCC1-like thiol-disulfide oxidoreductase family protein, translated to MSARMQSALRRKFDAAPGATAAPPGGVPESSGESRPILFVDGCCVLCQRAVGWIARRDRRRRVALAALQGETARRLLPAALRAAAADGTSGSVVCRAPDGRLLLRSTAVLTAVAALGGWYRAAALLRLVPAPLRDALYAAVARRRRRWFGVTRECLLPDAARGAVLD
- a CDS encoding isochorismatase family protein, whose product is MADSNVTSAGPRPVRVTARRRELALDERGYRDWHVREGPVELQPARTALVLCDVWDHHWCRGAEERLEPLVPLIDRTARAARDLGMLVVHAPSDTMAFYAGHAARARVLEAPPVAPPAEREHDDPPQPVDGSDSSDTDPDPVPKPTRRWSRQHAGVWIDPERDAIGDDGGLLLGLYRQRGIDTVLIAGVHTNMCVLNRSFAIKQLVRWGIPVYLLRDLTDCMYNPARPPYVSHAAATEMTVHYIEKFWCPSITGAELRASAAR
- the mutM gene encoding bifunctional DNA-formamidopyrimidine glycosylase/DNA-(apurinic or apyrimidinic site) lyase; protein product: MPELPEVETTRRGIRPLLVGRRVQAVEVRQRQLRWPVPEALGHALPGRTIRDVRRRAKYLLLDTEPAATVLLHLGMSGRLRVIPSATAAAKHDHVDLVLDGGDALRLTDPRRFGACLWIPAGGPPHPLLRHLGVEPLSAALTADYLYRVARRRRVAVKNLLMDSRVVCGVGNIYANEALFRAGIHPLRAAGNISRRRYAALVEAVRAVLGEAIAAGGTTLRDYRDAAGNPGYFVTSLAVYSRGGQPCLRCGAKLKQVRITARSTVYCPRCQR
- a CDS encoding ATP-binding protein, producing MKISARNLGVLKQAEFELGDLTLICGDNNTGKTYATYTLFGFLSNWRRLLSVDIPKSTIDVLVKDGVARIDVRTLVKQASEILTAGCADYVDELAAVFASRAERFKPTEFRISLNGGALDKAADRAFHGNWRGASEDTLFSFSKEKGDFDLVISLLTSDNNTLPRRTIHDVISRATCELLFRRLFARPFIASAERTGGTMFRDQLEYNPHQMSLFLGHKPDYPLPVQENVDFIRRLEQTVKADSFIARDHKHILAGFSDIIGGDYRVKDADSIYFKPARRRLRLTMDESSSAVRSLLIIGLYLRYVARPGDLLMIDEPELNLHPRNQRRVARLLAQLVNVGIRVFATTHSDYIVKELNTLIMLKQDKPNLKRIAKDNGYRPEELLTPDQIQVYLAEPTETPSGDMSSHSLVRAPIDSELGIEARSFDNTINEMNEIQDAIIWGDDG
- a CDS encoding NAD(P)(+) transhydrogenase (Re/Si-specific) subunit beta, coding for MIFVTPFLYIVSAILFVFGIKQLSKPTTARRGNATSALGMLIAIVATLVGRGFQFQWIIVGALAGAIIGVLASKLVKMTAMPEMVALFNGFGGLASLLVGWGTYQVVADSMGIGWGAPAQDAATAAKFLSEIGGGFSAATIYLAILIGGITFTGSIIAWGKLSGAVTQKPVLFTGQNVVNFLILLAILVGAVWFTVSPDQYWIAVVATGVALLLGIMVVIPIGGADMPVVISLLNSYSGLAACAAGFVIRNNLLIITGALVGASGIILTSIMCKAMNRSLGNVLFSGFGAAGGSSGGSAIEGEAKPMQASDAYYILEAASSVVVIPGYGMAVAQAQHAVRELAEMLEHNGTEVKYAIHPVAGRMPGHMNVLLAEANVSYDQLVEMDSINPSMDTVDVAIVIGANDVVNPAAREDEGSPIYGMPIIDADKARTCFILKRSMASGFAGIDNPLFFRDNSYMIFGDAKATVEGLVTEFKESAA
- a CDS encoding NAD(P) transhydrogenase subunit alpha, whose translation is MEALQQFEFLFFIFILAMFLGLELITKVPSQLHTPLMSGSNAISGISLVGALITLEVRESPSTLTTILGACAVGFATINVVGGYLVTDRMLEMFKTRPAPDKKGGGA